In a single window of the Streptacidiphilus sp. P02-A3a genome:
- a CDS encoding serine hydrolase domain-containing protein: protein MPDQQGISGPGCLRITAGRRAPGQGERSLSPGAPAPLRAGGGPRRAGRRARPRWTPGQVPAYQVIAYGFVLGELARRVTGRPPGELLTAELLAPLGLHDTHPGLPDELWHRHVPVRGRGRAGLLTQYTANRRRVRPDPDVRSGNPFVTGFMAQSQARSTGWTGGLPRAGPAHAAPARPARLPVSADEFGSHRR, encoded by the coding sequence ATGCCTGATCAGCAAGGAATTAGCGGCCCTGGTTGCTTGCGCATCACCGCCGGTCGGAGGGCTCCAGGGCAAGGAGAGCGCTCTCTGTCGCCAGGTGCTCCAGCACCGCTCCGGGCCGGCGGCGGCCCGCGGCGTGCTGGGCGACGCGCCCGGCCGCGCTGGACGCCCGGTCAGGTGCCCGCGTACCAGGTGATCGCCTACGGCTTCGTCCTGGGTGAACTGGCCCGCCGGGTCACCGGCAGGCCCCCCGGCGAGCTGCTGACCGCCGAACTGCTGGCGCCGCTCGGACTGCACGACACCCATCCGGGACTGCCGGACGAGCTGTGGCACCGGCACGTACCGGTCCGCGGCCGGGGCCGGGCCGGGCTGCTCACCCAGTACACCGCCAACCGGCGGCGGGTCCGGCCCGACCCGGACGTCCGATCTGGAAATCCGTTCGTAACCGGATTCATGGCGCAATCACAGGCGCGCTCGACAGGATGGACCGGTGGTCTGCCAAGGGCCGGCCCCGCCCACGCGGCTCCGGCCCGACCTGCCCGTCTCCCCGTTTCCGCCGAC